From Coturnix japonica isolate 7356 chromosome 1, Coturnix japonica 2.1, whole genome shotgun sequence, the proteins below share one genomic window:
- the WASHC3 gene encoding WASH complex subunit 3 isoform X3 has product MDEDGLPIVGSGIDLTKVPAIQQKRTVAFLNQFVVHTVQFLNRFSTVCEEKLSALSLRIQQIETTLNILDAKLSSIPGLEDVKFEVPSADLNSVTSSPMAPPTADQQAAVSPQSGQNSKHEEALQKTEIVTENVKTVAKDPRYARYLKMVQVGVPVMAIRNKMISEGLNPDLLERFCPALLK; this is encoded by the exons ATGGATGAGGACGGGCTGCCCATCGTGGGCTCCGGCATCGACCTCACTAAG GTTCCTGCTATTCAGCAGAAAAGAACTGTAGCGTTTCTAAACCAGTTTGTGGTTCACACAGTGCAGTTTCTGAACCGCTTTTCTACTGTTTGTGAAGAG AAATTGTCAGCACTCTCTCTCCGTATCCAGCAAATTGAAACAACACTCAATATACTGGATGCAAAG TTATCCTCTATTCCTGGCTTAGAAGATGTCAAATTTGAAGTGCCCAGTGCAGATCTGAATAGTGTCACAAGTAGTCCCATGGCACCACCCACTGCAGATCAACAGGCAGCTGTGTCACCTCAATCTGGA CAGAACAGTAAACATGAAGAAGcactacagaaaacagagatagtaacagaaaatgtgaaaactgTGGCCAAAGACCCAAGATATGCCAGATATCTCAAAATGGTCCAAGTG GGTGTTCCTGTTATGGCCATACgaaacaaaatgatttctgagGGACTAAATCCAGATCTTCTTGA GAGATTTTGTCCTGCTCTCCTGAAGTAA
- the NUP37 gene encoding nucleoporin Nup37 has protein sequence MKQDSLRNATYTVDCEDYVHVITFNPFDSGDACSLIAYGGNNYVVVGTCRFQEEDAEVEGIQYKTLRTFHHGIRVDAIAWSPETRLDALPPQIRFCTAASDRKLRLFTSDLQDKNEYKTFDGHSDYVNDLVFAPKEGQEVASVSDDHTCRVWDLEGNEKAHFVLRSPGMSVCWHPEEAFKLMVAEKNGTIRFYDLVTHQAILSLECEQTPLMSADWCLKNTLRIGAVAGSDWLIWDISHSSYPQDKRPVHVDRARLFRWSRVNENLFATVGYPGKATTQLLVHHLGHPQPILTGTAAVGSGLTWHRTLPLCAVGGDHKIFFWVTEM, from the exons atgaagcaagatTCTCTTAGAAACGCCACTTACACTGTGGACTGTGAAGATTATGTGCATGTGATAACATTCAATCCTTTTGATAGTGGAGACGCATGCTCCCTCATTGCATATGGTGGCAACAATTACGTGGTTGTTGGAACATGCAGATTTCAG GAAGAGGATGCAGAAGTGGAAGGCATTCAGTATAAGACTCTAAGAACATTTCATCATGGAATCCGAGTTGATGCCATAGCATGGAGCCCAGAAACTAGACTTGATGCTTTACCTCCGCAGATAAG GTTTTGTACGGCAGCTTCTGATAGGAAGTTAAGGCTATTTACTTCAGATCTGCAGGACAAGAATGAATATAAG ACATTTGATGGCCACTCAGATTATGTTAATGATCTGGTGTTTGCTCCTAAAGAAGGCCAAGAAGTTGCAAGTGTAAGTGATGATCACACCTGCAG ggtCTGGGAtttggaaggaaatgagaaggcCCATTTTGTTTTACGTTCCCCTGGAATGAGTGTTTGCTGGCATCCTGAAGAGGCTTTTAAG CTGATGGtagcagagaaaaatggaacAATACGATTCTATGACCTAGTTACACACCAGGCCATTCTCTCCTTAGAGTGTGAACAAACACCGCTGATGTCAGCAGACTGGTGTTTAAAGAATACGCTCAGAATTGGAGCAGTTGCTGGAAGTGACTGGCTAATCTGGGATATCTCTCATTCCAG TTATCCACAGGACAAGAGACCCGTCCATGTTGATCGAGCCAGATTATTCAG GTGGTCCCGAGtgaatgaaaatctgtttgcaACTGTCGGATATCCAGGAAAGGCGACTACTCAACTGCTTGTTCATCACTTAGGACATCCCCAG CCCATCCTTACTGGTACTGCAGCTGTAGGATCTGGATTGACATGGCACAGAACCCTTCCGTTATGTGCAGTTGGAGGTGACCATAAAATTTTCTTCTGGgtaacagaaatgtaa